The genome window CTCCGACAACAGGATCTATGTGAAATTTTCGTTTAATTTTCATAATGGATGGAGGAAAAGCAGGAGTAACGTAGAACGGTTGAACATCTTCCTCTTTGACATATCCTGCAGTTATCTGATAACAGGGATAGTTTCCTTCAACAGAAAATTCGTCACCTTCATCTGCAGATAGCATGACAGACTCACCAACTTTGTAACCTTTCTCTATAAGTGCTTTTGCCATGCCTGCTGCGTATGCAGCCCCCTCACTGTGAGAAATAAAATAAAACTTTTCGTTTCCCACCCCTTTTGTTATTTCTGCTATATGTTGCATTGCAAATTTATAACCTTTCATTTTCCGGTCATTTCCGCTCTGGTCACCACCAAAAAGGGAACTCCCATCAGCATAGAAAGGTTCTTCTTGATAGTTTTGATTATTGAAATACTCTTTAGCTGTTTTTATAAATTCTTTTAATGATCCTTGTTCTTCAAGAAAAAAATCCCAATATTCACTTTTGGCCTTTCCTGGTGACATATTGACAATATTCAACAATCTATTCCAATGCCCATTTACCAAAATCAGTTTAGGTCTGCCTGTAACTTTCAACTTCACGCTTCCTACTGCTTGTGGTGATGTAACTTTAATTATAGCCATCTTTTATTCTTTCCTTTTAAATTCAAAATCCTCTATAATAATCATCCCATTGTCATTAGTTTCTCCCGAACATGAGGCATGGTAGACCCCTTCGTCGGTCTCTTCCTCAAAGTCGAACTGGACAGTTTGTCCTACGTTGTAATTACCAAGAACTAAATAGAGTTTTACAACTTCCCCAATAGGAAACTCCCTGCATTTCTCCCCATCTGGGTTTATCCAGTAGGCATCGTTGAGGTGTACATCTGTATCGGCTACTACTTCTGACATCTTCATAGGTTCCTGTAAAGCCTTAGCCCAAAGCCAGAATAGTCTCCTCTCAATCTTGACACTTTTGTTGATTGTCATCTCCATCGGGGATATTTTCACGTAAGTAGTCATCCTGTCATCATCGAGTAGGTTGAACGTCTCTCGAAATTCTGTGATGTACGCTTTACTGAACTTGATCTGGCGAACAGGTATATCGCTCTTTGCATCATATATTTCCAGTTGTCCCTCAGCAAGGGGAGTCTCTTCTGTCTTCATCATCAATTCCATGATGAAGTTGTCAGCAGGCGTATTCATCTGTATACACAGCTGTCCGTCACCGGGCAAGGTTTGCCTGGGGTGACCACTCCAACCTGTGGGCAGGTAAAAACTCTGATTGAGCAGTTCAACGTCATAATGATGACCGTTAAGTGTTAATTGCGCAGTGCAGGCATAGACTGTCAGTTTTTATGTTTCTACAAAAATAACATTTTTCTTCTGAAAAACAAAGTATTCGGAAGAGATTTTATATCTGTCAGATTACTTTATCCAGCATGACGGATGTCGTCCGTCTGCTTTTTTCGTCCTATGCTTTTCTGTAGATTTTGCGGTAACGTGAACCGATGTTGATGATTTTCTTTTCACGTTCCAATTGTGCCGCAAGCTGGTAGGCATAGGTGGTAGAAAGATTCAGACGGCGACGGAGGTCGTTAACGGTTATTATCGGACTCTCATCAAACAACTCTTTTAGTGCAGCATTGACGGTTTGTCTCAAAGGGAGTGATGGCGTACCGTCTTTATAGGTCTTGTTTTCAAACCCCATCTCTCCTAATGCTTCATGGAAATCCTTGTCGGGACGGAACCTGATTTTGCGAACAGCAACATTACGGAGGTGATGACGATGCGTCTTAGGGTCTTCGTACATGTCGCCTTTAAGGGCAAGGGAGAAGAAGCCGATGCCTGGCAAATGAACGGTATTTCCGCTTTTCAGCTCCTCTGCTAATTCTGTTTTTAATGCAGCGATTGTCCCGAGAATGTCAGCTGTTGTGAGCGTTGTCGTTTGTTGGATACGCTGACAAATTCTCTCTATTCCCGTGACATCTTTTTTGATAGGTACGATTCTTAGTGCTTTACGTTGTGCGAGTTTACCGCTTGTTCTTAATAGTTTGTAATTTACAGTCATAGCTTTACGTTTGTAATAAGGGTTAATAATCATCTTTTCCGTGAGCCGTTAGTGTGTGAAACGAGTCTCTATAATCACATACTTCTGGCTTAGGCTGAATTCTTTTCACGAAAGAAAGAAATTATTTACGTGAAAATAAATATTTCTTTTCATGAAGAAAAATATTTTCTTTCATGAAAATAATTCGTGATTTATGCTGCAAAGATACTGTTTCGATGGTCGCTTGGCAAGGATAAGCTATGTAGTAATGTCTGTATTTGTGCTATTTTGCGTGGGTTTAGATTTGGGATGGGTGGATAAAAGGGTAAAAGAAAAGCTCTCAGACCAGTGAGGGGTATGGTCTGAGAGCTATGGT of Prevotella fusca JCM 17724 contains these proteins:
- the tssD gene encoding type VI secretion system tube protein TssD, producing MTVYACTAQLTLNGHHYDVELLNQSFYLPTGWSGHPRQTLPGDGQLCIQMNTPADNFIMELMMKTEETPLAEGQLEIYDAKSDIPVRQIKFSKAYITEFRETFNLLDDDRMTTYVKISPMEMTINKSVKIERRLFWLWAKALQEPMKMSEVVADTDVHLNDAYWINPDGEKCREFPIGEVVKLYLVLGNYNVGQTVQFDFEEETDEGVYHASCSGETNDNGMIIIEDFEFKRKE
- a CDS encoding HU family DNA-binding protein, yielding MTVNYKLLRTSGKLAQRKALRIVPIKKDVTGIERICQRIQQTTTLTTADILGTIAALKTELAEELKSGNTVHLPGIGFFSLALKGDMYEDPKTHRHHLRNVAVRKIRFRPDKDFHEALGEMGFENKTYKDGTPSLPLRQTVNAALKELFDESPIITVNDLRRRLNLSTTYAYQLAAQLEREKKIINIGSRYRKIYRKA